One Watersipora subatra chromosome 4, tzWatSuba1.1, whole genome shotgun sequence genomic window carries:
- the LOC137394407 gene encoding general transcription factor II-I repeat domain-containing protein 2A-like, which produces MHNSMTSTVAEREQRTNKIGQRQLPFQPGEFAKEVLTAFVEEFCADKKEALESISLSRHTVIRRIETLSKDIERKLKEVASNSIYFIIALDESTDNSDIAQFAIMVRGIDDQFSITEDFLTMSSFHGTTTGQDIFDNLLKELKDFNLPLEKLSGICTDGAPAMTGEHTGLIGLLLKSRVWNVPPIVYHCIIYQENLGAQHLKMGHVMELVVSTVNYIRARALSHRQFKKILKEIEAEFQDVTYYCKVRWLSSAKTLRRFLSLLDLIDTFMRGKGRNHEEFRNVAWINDLAFLADITEHMAISTANYRESSSMYHLCGAI; this is translated from the exons ATGCACAACAGTATGACCAGCACAGTAGCCGAGAGAGAGCAGAGAA CTAACAAAATTGGCCAGAGGCAGCTGCCATTTCAACCTGGAGAGTTTGCAAAAGAG gtactgACAGCATTTGTGGAAGAGTTTTGCGCCGACAAGAAAGAAGCACTGGAGAGCATCTCCTTATCAAGACACACAGTAATTAGAAGGATTGAAACATTGAGTAAAGACATTGAGCGCAAACTCAAAGAGGTTGCAAGCAATTCTATCTACTTTATTATTGCGCTTGATGAGAGTACAGATAATTCAGACATAGCACAATTTGCCATCATGGTCAGAGGTATTGATGATCAGTTCAGCATCACAGAGgattttctcacaatgagcagCTTTCACGGCACCACAACTGGTCAAGACATATTCGACAACCTGCTCAAAGAACTTAAAGATTTCAATCTACCACTTGAGAAGTTATCAGGGATATGCACTGATGGTGCGCCGGCAATGACTGGAGAACACACAGGCTTAATTGGCTTGCTGTTGAAGTCCAGAGTGTGGAATGTCCCTCCTATCGTGTACCACTGCATCATTTACCAGGAAAATTTAGGAGCACAGCACCTTAAGATGGGACATGTCATGGAATTGGTTGTATCCACAGTAAACTACATAAGGGCTCGAGCTTTGAGCCACCGCCAGTTCAAAAAGATCCTGAAGGAGATTGAAGCAGAATTTCAAGACGTGACATATTATTGTAAAGTGAGATGGCTCAGTAGTGCAAAAACACTTCGTCGGTTTCTCAGTCTTTTAGATCTCATCGATACTTTCATGAGAGGCAAAGGACGTAACCATGAAGAATTCAGAAATGTGGCATGGATAAATGATCTTGCTTTCCTGGCAGACATTACTGAGCATATGGCGATCTCAACCGCAAACTACAGGGAAAGCAGTAGCATGTATCATCTCTGTGGAGCCATATAA
- the LOC137393052 gene encoding uncharacterized protein, whose protein sequence is MPARYPKPPYFRFRGGSRICCGLKAFTKDFKPKVCAPAPPHHTPPVRPSDDEDSFQDERADTTVPSNDQERYKADAAIAPSVSFLQTSHNNAQEQTQEKKGTDHKMDQDGSTSCHKDNDQDDCEESFSKLAGSPMIPSSLSLRHLLPKIQRAPRPRRVHLKTRRHAPPHHTPLERLPNDQDRYQDKPSDSTVPSNDQERYKANAAIAPSMSSTYFLPTHYNNGDNIDEPQGQQSVSHSSLCDSSKEVSIGHPTNNNHPAAPALVPPEEPRGRMAEVQGSEHSNVDETLSLSVLTTLKVDNKMNNFKKDQRD, encoded by the exons ATGCCTGCACGCTATCCCAAGCCTCCATACTTTCGCTTCAGAGGAGGGAGT CGAATCTGTTGTGGGTTAAAAGCCTTTACTAAAGATTTTAAACCAAAAGTATGCGCACCTGCACCACCTCATCACACACCTCCAGTAAGACCTTCTGATGATGAAGACAGTTTTCAAGATGAGCG GGCTGACACAACAGTACCTAGTAATGATCAGGAGAGATATAAAGCTGATGCTGCTATTGCGCCATCTGTGTCATTCCTACAAACATCCCATAACAATG CACAAGAGCAAACACAAGAAAAAAAAGGCACAGACCACAAAATGGACCAGGATGGAAGCACCAGCTGCCATAAAGATAATGACCAGGATGATTGTGAGGAGAGCTTTTCAAAGCTTGCAGGCTCTCCTATGATCCCAAGCTCTCTCAGTCTTCGACACCTTCTACCCAAAATACAA AGAGCACCGCGGCCTCGTAGAGTGCATCTAAAAACACGTCGACATGCACCTCCTCATCACACACCTCTAGAACGACTTCCTAATGATCAAGACCGCTATCAGGATAAACC ATCTGACTCAACAGTACCTAGTAATGATCAGGAGAGATATAAAGCTAATGCTGCTATTGCTCCATCTATGTCATCCACATACTTCCTACCAACACACTATAATAATGGTGATAATATAGATGAGCCTCAGGGTCAGCAGTCAGT GTCTCACTCCAGTCTATGTGATAGTAGTAAGGAAGTGAGTATAGGTCATCCTACAAATAATAACCATCCTGCAGCTCCTGCATTGGTACCCCCAGAAGAGCCTAGGGGGAGAATGGCTGAAGTGCAGGGTTCTGAGCATAGCAATGT